TGCAGATTCCTCCAAAGACTCAGACACGCTGTTCACTGGTCAGACGAGACACAGAAGTGAGAAGTCAGCATCTGACTATGGTTGTAAACATTTGGTCACAGAGATTTGTCAACAGTTTGTGTGTCTGGTTTGGGTAGTCTGCCCAATGGTGCCACAAAGGTGATATTCTCTGCAAAATGTTTGACTGTAGGAAGAGAAGGACCCAACATGGACGACATCACTAACATTAGCCCTGTACAGGCCTGTGTGGACTCCATAATAATGACCGCCTCTGCACTTCCACTGTGCCGTATGTTAAGATTTCATGAACAGTTCCACCAAAGAAAAAACCCCAGTTTCCATAAACACCCTGTAGTATATATAATAATGGGAACTTTGCCACTAACGACTAAAACAACACAGAAATCAAAGAAGAGAAAATAAGGAAATACTTTGGAAAGTTGTATTTTTAGGATGCTATGCATATGCTGAAGTTGTagatttttatcttgtttattaaATAGGAATTCCAATGAGTTACAATtttaaaaaggtccagtgtggaagATTTAATCAAATAATCAAAATGCAAACTACTGTTCATAATTACGTCTTCATTCGTGTATAattactgaaaaacagaaattatgttttacattaAAATGAGTCACTTACGTCTAGAGAAGGAGcagccatgtttctacagtagctacTACTCATTTCACAGCAGGACTCATATAGCATTAGGGTAAATTACTGTCACCTACTGTGTCTGAGAGTGCATCAGAATTAAAAACCCATTAACTAAAAGGCCAATAATACTGCATCTTACAGGGGCCATACACATTTCTTTTTTGACCCCAAAGGGGACTGATGACAGTGATATTGAGTTGGCTGTCAACTGCAACTTCAAAATTACATTAATTATGCACGGAATAGTTTTTATTCATACATAAATAATTTATAGTATAAATCTAAATTCTAAGTTTTATGTTAGTTGTAGGTTTTTTAAGTGTCAAGTTATTTTGAATATTTACAGACTGATGTCAAATAGAAGTCCAAAATTGACTAATGCAAAGAATGTAACGGTTCTCTGAGTAAAATTTACACAAGGTCATGTGCATAGATTAACTTTGTATTGGGTCTGGTGATTTGTTAACGTTAGCTAACATCATCTCTAAGCTAACAGCGTCAAGGGTTGTACACTGAAGACGAACAGAAGACAGGTATTGAAGACTTCAGAAAACAGATGAGACAGCTGTTAGCTTAATCAGTTAGTTAATAACAAAAACCATTTGACCACCCAGcacaaacagactccaacacaagctTCACATTAGCACATAACCATGAGTTAATCATGTCTAGTAAGAGCATTATGTACCTTCAGAAGTGTTGATTTGTGATGAGTGTCATATACAGTGAATTTGAATgttaattttgtgtattttaaaccAGGATCACTTTTAGAAACAAGTCCtaacaaattaaatcaaattaattgCTTAATTTCTTTTCTCTTAGGATTCACAAAAATAGGCAATGACTGAAACATACCATCAAACCACATAAATATTTACAAAAGGCAAAATACTGGATGCACAATCTAAGTACACATTCTTTTAAAAAGATAACCCCACAAATTAACTGACTGTTGTATATGAATATATTTAAATAAGAAATAAGTACAAGCTCAGGACCAAATAAAAACTGAGCAGATGAAACAGTAACATTTGTGttttctgaatgtcagtgtgtctTTGTGCTAGTTGTTAAAATGAGTGAGGTTCTGTTTTTACCCTTCTCTGGGGTGGCTTCCTGTGATGAGGGCTCTGAAGCAGGGGTGGCTGAAAcatctttattttcttcattagaGGACTCGCCCTTTGGTGGACTCTGAAGAACACAGCAATACTGATCATTGGAACTTGTTCAAATCTTActcattcagatttttttccccccaaaatgaCAGAAAGCAAATGAAGTCAAGAAAGAATTGAAACTCACCAGGACTCGTTCAGACATGTTCTGCCCAAAAACAAATTTCGCTCCACTGTCTGCACTGTTTGTGGCATTTTTTgaactgaaaaaggaaaaaaaatacagcattaaAGAAGCTGACGTGATAAAGAGTGAATATGACTtcccaaaaatacaaaaaagaagaCACTATTTCTGTGTGACGTTACCTTGGGGTAGAGATGTACTGTAAGAAATAATTAGTGCCCTCTGAATGAGAGTCCAGCGGACCACCATCCTTTGACTTGTCATCTGTACTGTTTTCATCCAGCTGGAAAGAGAAGAAAAGGGCTCTGAGACCTGACATCTCTAACATACAAAACAGCAAGTGATAAAGCAGCATTTCCAAATTAAATGTGCTGCAACCAGTTTCAATGTGACACTTGATTCCGCCAATATTATAAAGAAGTCGCAAGATCATAATACTGCACCATTATAGAAGACGTTCTGAGACTGAAGTCGCAAAAGAAGAAAGAATTGAACCTCTCACAGTATTTTTATTGTGAGAAACATCAGCACTGAAAGACAAGACAAACATTACTGATAAAATGAAAGTTTGTTAAACCAAAATGGCTTTTTAAAAGGTATGTTTTTAAAATATGTGGAAGGGTCCTTGTGATGTGCCACCGTGTACCACGGTATATCGCATTTCCATCAGATGCTGCACTTGAACAGGTTGTAAAAGTTCCATCATGCTATTCGAGTCGTTTTCTTTCATTTATGATTGcccaatttattttaaaaaaaacaagaaactccACAAACAGCCACTGTGCTTCAAAATATGTCAGACAACtacaataaaatttgactgacttAACTGAACCGTGTTGGCCTGATGTAATCTACTCCTGAACTAAAACCTTCCTCCTGGTTTGCATGGACTTAACTGGATGCTTGCCTGAGTGTCATCAAGCAGATTGTGTGACACAACTGCACAGGCAATGTCATCAGGTTTTGTGGTTTTCCTTCAGACAAAAGAGCTTCTGGGTTTTGAATTTAGGTAACATTTTCTTTAAGGGGAGTCATCTGAAGTAGTGATGTCCCCATCTGCATTTTTTTGCTTCTGGtctgatttttttgggggggatcaGTTTCGCAATACTGATCcatatggactttttacaatgaaatttaatttaaatttcaagtcattatttagaggctattatgctattattttactttagatcacaattgggctgaatgtagaacctgaactaaaacaagcatgacacctttgactcttaataactttagtataatttttgcactttccaaattcatactgtgggacaaattagaaccttatgtTTGCCAATACTATAGtgcatctatggacaggtccgtccaggtattaaaTGAGGGTGCGTTCGGTGCAGTGCGTTAGCAATGTGAAGTGGGTTACTTGCGGGTCGgattggggcgggtcaaaagaatgtcagtttatttgcggggtgggtaaggtcgggtcaaataattccacaaaagccccgcgggttgaaaaaaaaacagactcgcgCATCACTACCAGACCTCATAATGAGCATgcgcagagtgaaagtgaaacttatagacactttactagttcctctaagcctcctgctgttctGCAGCTTTTCTCTACCTTtggaactttaatttgagggggcaggatggcATGACTAAAAATGTAGTTTATGATCCCAGCGTTACAGAAACAGGCTAGTTATAGATCTTGATGATGACAGCCTTTTACTTTTAACAGAAATTATCAACAAATTATAAATCACTTTCACACAGTAGTTTAGCAGGagacaataaaatcaaattctatttatatagcaccaaatcataacacaaGACAATACACATTTAgaactggtctaaaccagactcttaataagccaattcacagacaccaacagaatcctcctggagcaaacacttggtgacagtagcGAGATAAAAcctccttttaacaggcagaaacctgaaGTAGACCCCGACTcttggaggatggacgtctgccttgaccaggtagggttaaagagagaagggtagaggaagagaaaaagaggacAAGAAAGAGAATCCTCCCATTGTTCTGACTGAAGACATTTTCCTAagaattaaccaacaattaactGAGGTCCATGGCACTTGGGTAACAGTACACTGTAGCCTTCAGCTCATGGAGGGTTCATTCCACCGTTGAACTGGCCATAGGACACCTGTGTTTCGTTGTAGCTCCAGAAAAGGGACACCAGAAAGCAGAGTACACTCAGAGCTCATCTCTACACATcaacagtgtgtggaaaaaaaagccATTCATTCAGAGTTGAGTTTCAACCATCATCAGTATGGTCACATGGGCCATAACattaatgacattttttaaaaatgatttaagTTTCTGCTCAATGATACCTCCTCTGTGATCTGGGAAATGGGCTCTTCATACACCTATGTTATGCTGccatacatgaaaaaataaaataatgctaAACTTGAATAGACTAACCAGAGACTTTTAATGATGACAGACTACAGGATTCACTGTAATAACCCAAGGGATCACAACTGTATCAGGCGTCAGCTGACTAATGACATACACTccatgaacagcctatttcagtttaattgttgatttcaataaattgcttaatcaaattttttttgtcttactcccatttcttctttttgcatttgcaaactctacttagaaccttcttagatctaacagtgcaaaatgtgaattcttgcaatttttcaactggtcttaaaattatGATCAGGAGTGTATAACCAACTGTAGGCAGCAAAACTACAGTTTACACTCATCACCAATAGGCGCCACAAAAAGCAGAATCTGTGTAAAATGTGTACTGTCATAACATTTTGCAGTGTGAATTACCCCTCCATAATTGGGGGGTATTCCCTTCACTTCTTCTATGACTAACATGCTCCACTACCACATCAATACGAATAGCTGCATTCCCCACCACCATTAGTGTTCTAGTGCCAGATCAGTGTGCTCTCTGCCCTCATCATGTCGCATGTCTGCCACCTGCTCAGCATCCTCCACTCTGCCCTCCTCCTGCTAAATGTCCTGCTCATATCTTTCCTCCTGTGCCTCTCCTGTCTGCTGGCCATCACTTTCCTTCATACACATTAACAGTGTGTAAAACCTAACTGCACCCACACTTTTACTGTAATTGTCTGTAGATCTTAGTGTTAGTATTTCCTATTTATTCTTTTGCCACCAAAAGCGTGCCTGATGTCATTGTCCCCTTCCTTTTCCTCAGTGTCTCTGCGAATAAAGTCAAATCTtacttcagtaaaatactatctggGCTCTCAGGTGAAGCTACAAATATctaactataaataaataatggaatacagaaacaacacaaacagatttccaATAATGTGGCGTACTATTTAGCCTAGCCTACTAGCTGGTTATTTTTATGTTACCCCCAAAGGTTTCATTGATCAGTGCTGTGCATGAActagttcatttatttttctatgaACTGAACTTAACATTTTTATAACTAAAGAACTTGAAACCAGTTCAGACTTTTTGTGAGATTCTGAATATTTTAAGTCTAGATAAAATCTTGGCAATATGGGTTACTGCCTCCAGCTATGATAAATGACACGGGTTGTAAATAATAGTCATAACAGTCAGGATAGTAGTGATGGACAATATATGAACAAGGTTAATTTAGAAAGATAAGCACAGAAATACACGGTTTTTCCTCACTTataaaaaatatcaaatgaaTTTAGCGTTCTCAATTGAGATGTTGAACTATGaacatgaattaatttattttattctgtatgaacAGAGCTCTGAACTAGTTCATGTGAAGTGTAAAATTACTCAACACTCACTGATTGTACTTTATTATTCACGATAACATGAGAATGGAAACAAAGGGAGTTTATCTCCTTGGAAAATTATAATCGATTTTAcctcacaaaaatgtaataagctTGGTTTAATTAGAGACTTGGCTTATCTTGCTAAGAAGTTAGCTAATGTTAAGGTGGATTGTTCCAGCCTCAGTGGAACAATGTTAAGCAAGTAAACTTATAAAGACGTCAGCTTGTATCCGTAAAcgaacaaaacactgaaataaggTTGTAAAATAATACACTTTCAACAAGCTAGACGTCTGCTGGCTACTTACATGCCACATCAGTATCATCACAGACGAACTCGACATCAACACTCGGGAATGAAGTTGAAGTTGGTTCTCAGTTGCTTTTAGCGCCACTGTAGTTAAAATGGTACAGTCCACAATAGGGGTGTCTGAAATCATTTTACATTAAACTGTTCCTACACTAAGAATGGGAGTtgacttgtattattattttttcacaaaatCAGAAAAATTATCCTACCTCCCCAAAACTGATATTTTGGGTTCTGGGTCTTCATCAGGGGGTACAGACCCCCTCCGGTACCCCCCATAATTCAAACTATGGCTATATAGTAATGTTATCTACCAATGCAATGGCACAAGAGCTCAGTTTGACATTAAAAAACAAGATAATAGCTAATTATTAATATATAGACAGGACATTAAACAGTCAAAGAGCCTGCAGCAAGCATGGCTTACTTGACAATGTTGCATCTGAACTACTAAACATTATAGTATGTCCTCAGAGTCAAAATCTGCCAAAATGAAAGACAGCCCACAGATTTTTTTTCACcattgttaaaaagaaaaaatgataatggtggtataaaaaaaaaaaaaattaaaaaaaaaatgggttaACATGAGCTTCTAGCTCACATGCCTGATTTGCATGTTAAGACACACAACAGACTTTTAcagccttcaaactatattttccaggtcattttggtgatacaacaactcacaataggttcagTTACACTTTGGTCATCACTCCAGGGCATCTGTATCACCTGTACTGACACTATGCAATTTCTGGGTTTGGGTCTGGGCACCGacacaaaaagaactacaaaatttgACTGCTTTACAGTATACGTCACTGATACGTCATGTAACTGATGGGCACATGTGCACGCAATGACCAGAGTTTGGTGTCCCGCTTTTATGTTCGTTTTTATGGAATAAAGGACACAAGCTCCAGAAGAACGTTCGCTTCGCTTCCTTCTCTGATCTCAACATTGATGACTTCAGGACCCCCCTCCGTCTGAAGTGCAATACTGAAGTAACAGGTAAAACATAGGGAGGTGGAGTCTGTCTGTATATTAATGAACAATAATGCAGCTCTGTTATTATCAGAGAACAAATCTAGACACCAGACACTCAGCTGTTGTTGGTGTTATTTTACCTGCCCCAGGAGTCCCTCTCCAGTTGTAGGGGGGGCAAACTCCCCagttataacccccccccccacacaccaagaaccagacaaaaaacaaacgtcctgcctcctcaaattaaagtttccaaagtttcaggaggtagagaaaaggtaaatgagcttcacaacagcaggaaACTTATAGGAATTAGTAacgcatcttaagtttcacttttatgcCTCCTGCACTATATTTGATGTTGTATAAAGATTACAGACCATCTCACCGGAGGCTCTGAATTTTATATGGTGCGATTTTAATCATGTCTCACTGAGGAGGACCCTAGTAAATTTCTATCAGCGTGTCTCttgtcttgcctcaggaagtttgccaGCATCAGtggcttgtcaacaaatgcgCGAGTATTACCGAGATACAAATTTTTcgacagttgttacagacaaCACCGTTTCTTTACTTTAGGGGGACCCCACAAGCAAAAGGTCCGTGGTGTTACTTTAACTgtatgtttgaaaatgaagacgCCAACCCACCTTTGCTCTGTCTTTGATATTCTGACCGAACACAAAAGATATTGCTACATCTGCCTCCTTCTTCTCTCTTCCACCTCCGTCTTTGTTACTACTTGCTCCATCCTCCTCATTTTCACATTTCTGAAATAATAAGAACAAAAGTCAAAATTTGTCAAATTCCTTTGTACCTATACAAAGCTGCTGATAAAACACCACCATTTACATGAGTctattttgacctactttttgcaTAATGCATGATTCATTTTAATACATAATTCATTTTAAGTATCTGTTGCTAGTGTCTAACATTTGTATAACTTTTTAAAACCCTCAATCACACTTCCTCAATTCACAGAAGCATGAAATATCCACATTTTATACTCTTCTGTAAACAACACACAGTAAAATACCTTAAGAAATGAATAGTAAGCTTTGTTTTTAATATCAAGCCCAGAATTATGAGCACAGATTTAGTCTGTCCTTACCTGCGACTTGCCCAGGGTGGCTGAGTGCTCTGTGTTGTTCAGAAAGAGGGACTGGGTCACAGAAGTGCCATCTGATGACTTTTTCACACCGTTGGTTCCACAACTGGAATCTGAATAAAAGATATAATGGagaggtttggtttagtttttatTGGCATCAACAGAAAAACAGAGGACTTATAATCACAGTTAGGTAAATGCACTGTATTTATTTTCAGCTGCCAAGGATTCCTCATTTATAACAGTACCAGAAGAGATCAGTAGCCGCGCACTGCAAATCCACCACTTCGTTGCATATTTCCTTCACAGTAAAAACAATTTAATACATATACTATATGCCTGAATGTTGTCTAGCGTTTCACAAAGAAGTAAGCCTATCAATATCCCTTACAGTTATAACACACTCTTCGTACATCTTATGTCATTTCATTGTAGTTCAATAACAGTTTTAGACAAAGCATGTACAATTTTCCTTAAAAACAATATATAGGCTCTAAATGCCCCATCTCCGCTCCCAGTAATTtccattttccttttgtttcactGTATTTGGGATGTTTGAACGTGGATTTGTGgcaatgtgtctgtctgtccagccAATTAAAGAACTGCACAGTGTGTGTGGGTGCTGCAATGTGAAAAGGAAACTGGCTGTTTCACTGCACAACTTTTATAGGGACTGCATTTCTGTGTGAGACAAAACTCTGGGTAATGCACACATGGGCACCTCTGTCGGTCATGGCCACACAAACAGGAGGGAGAAAGAGAAATGAGGAAGTGTGTGCATCAGATACATTTCCTCTTAGACCATGCCCACAGATTTTTGCAATGATTTGGGTGAGTTTACATGGgcttttttgctctaaaagtcTCAAAACAGTTGTAAAATAATGTTGTAGTGTTCTATGACATGGCTTTATTCCTCGCTGTAGGTGTTCTTTCTCCATTCAGTCTATCGTTCACTTGACCACCACTGTGTGTCCTGCATTCACTGAGTGCAGAGGAGGGGCTGAGGGCTCTTCTGTTTACAAACACAAGTCAgaaattgttagcctcatagcataattgcccaagtcatatttttggccaaattgcgaTATCTGTGTTACTTTACTCTCCAAACACTGCtacttcattttacacagataccacaaaaatatgacttaggcaattatgctgagGCTAACAAAATGCTACATACTTTGCCCTTAAAGTGGAAATAACGCCATGAACAGACAACCAAATGAAAAAGACTGTCAAAGTCATTAAACTAAACAAAGTTCTCTTAATTGAAACATTAATGGAAACAGTTGATATAATTTGGGGACAAGTAAAAATAGAAATTGAACATACTGTGGATTTAAGTCATAAATTAATCCTAAGGTACAACAGATTTTAACGCTGGTTAGCATTACATACTTGACTCTATATGTGATTTAGAGGGTGGTGCCTGGAGAACTGCAGGGCGAAGGACACTGCGTTGCTGTTCCTTGGGTTTCTGACTGGGTATGCCTGCAACAGTGCAAGGTGAATCAAAGTCTCATACTATGTACAGGTCACATAAATACAGAGGTGTCTGGTCTAGTCTAAATGCAGAAATGAACAAATGTTAACTATTAACCTGAACTTGGTGCTTGTCCATGTATGAGAGTTGGTGGCTTTAAGCGGAATCCCACAGGCTTCTCCTCTGGTGACATGGAATATGAGAAGAAACAGCGAAATCCATTGGTTAGACAACAGGTCTGCA
The DNA window shown above is from Sphaeramia orbicularis chromosome 17, fSphaOr1.1, whole genome shotgun sequence and carries:
- the ranbp3b gene encoding ran-binding protein 3b isoform X4, which translates into the protein MADLANEDKPAIAPPVFVFQKDKAQKRSAEGSSAEDGEDSDKDEGSYCPPTKRDRTSSFPPPHSVPKNNVFMPSSFCQSPTGNSDSEPEEKPVGFRLKPPTLIHGQAPSSGIPSQKPKEQQRSVLRPAVLQAPPSKSHIESNSSCGTNGVKKSSDGTSVTQSLFLNNTEHSATLGKSQKCENEEDGASSNKDGGGREKKEADVAISFVFGQNIKDRAKLDENSTDDKSKDGGPLDSHSEGTNYFLQYISTPSSKNATNSADSGAKFVFGQNMSERVLSPPKGESSNEENKDVSATPASEPSSQEATPEKVNSVSESLEESAAAYTKATAKKCILEKVDVKTGEESESNVLQMQCKLYVFEKTAQSWIERGRGLLRLNDMASTEDGTLQSRLGKHTCTNRRLKNKTLVQHLMFYINGVMVGKCNVCAKL